The Kordia sp. SMS9 genome window below encodes:
- the rplK gene encoding 50S ribosomal protein L11 → MAKELSKVVKLQVRGGAANPSPPVGPALGAAGVNIMEFCKQFNARTQDKQGKVVPVVISVYKDKSFDFVVKTAPAAVQLLEAAKIKKGSGEPNRKKVASVTWEQVRAIAEDKMVDLNAFTAESAMSMVAGTARSMGLTVSGDKPF, encoded by the coding sequence ATGGCAAAAGAATTAAGTAAAGTAGTTAAGCTACAAGTTAGGGGAGGTGCAGCGAATCCGTCGCCACCGGTTGGACCCGCTTTAGGTGCTGCCGGTGTGAATATCATGGAGTTCTGTAAGCAGTTTAATGCAAGAACACAAGATAAACAAGGTAAGGTAGTTCCAGTTGTTATTTCTGTATACAAAGACAAGTCTTTTGACTTTGTAGTGAAAACAGCGCCAGCAGCAGTTCAGCTATTGGAAGCGGCAAAGATTAAAAAAGGATCAGGAGAACCAAACCGTAAAAAGGTAGCAAGCGTTACTTGGGAACAAGTAAGAGCAATTGCAGAAGACAAAATGGTAGACTTAAATGCGTTTACTGCTGAGTCAGCAATGAGTATGGTTGCAGGGACTGCAAGATCTATGGGATTAACAGTATCTGGAGACAAACCTTTTTAA
- the rplA gene encoding 50S ribosomal protein L1, whose translation MARVTKKQKEALAKVDKNKLYSVAEASSLVKEITNVKFDASVDLAVRLGVDPRKANQMVRGVVTLPHGTGKDVKVLALVTPDKEAEAQEAGADYVGLDEFLQKIKGGWTDVDVIITMPSVMGKLGPLGRILGPRGLMPNPKTGTVTMDVAKAVKEVKAGKIDFKVDKTGIVHAAIGKSSFSADKIEGNAAELLQTLMKLKPTAAKGTYIKSIYMSSTMSPSVAVDPKTIA comes from the coding sequence ATGGCACGAGTAACAAAAAAGCAAAAAGAAGCTTTGGCTAAAGTTGACAAGAATAAATTGTATTCTGTCGCAGAAGCATCAAGCTTAGTAAAAGAAATAACAAATGTAAAATTTGATGCGTCTGTAGACCTTGCTGTTAGATTGGGTGTTGATCCACGTAAAGCTAACCAAATGGTAAGAGGTGTAGTAACATTACCTCACGGAACAGGTAAAGACGTAAAAGTTTTAGCATTAGTAACTCCAGACAAAGAAGCTGAAGCACAAGAGGCAGGAGCTGATTATGTTGGATTAGATGAATTCCTTCAAAAAATTAAAGGAGGATGGACAGATGTTGACGTAATCATCACTATGCCAAGTGTAATGGGTAAATTAGGACCTTTAGGACGAATCTTAGGACCAAGAGGATTAATGCCAAACCCAAAAACTGGTACAGTAACAATGGACGTTGCGAAAGCTGTAAAAGAAGTGAAAGCTGGTAAAATTGACTTTAAAGTTGATAAAACTGGAATCGTTCATGCAGCAATTGGTAAGTCTTCATTCTCTGCTGACAAAATTGAAGGGAATGCAGCTGAATTATTACAAACATTAATGAAATTAAAGCCAACTGCGGCAAAAGGTACATACATTAAAAGTATTTACATGTCTAGTACGATGAGCCCAAGTGTAGCTGTTGATCCAAAAACAATTGCATAG
- the rplJ gene encoding 50S ribosomal protein L10 — MTKEEKSVVIDELTAQLAENTNIYLTDISGLNAEATSDLRRACFKGNIKLAVIKNTLLAKAMEASEKDFGELPEVLKGNTSLMLSETGNAPAKLIKEFRKKKKAEKPLLKGAFIESAVYVGDDQLDVLVDIKSREELIGEIVGLLQSPAKNVVSALQSGGGKLAGILKTLSER; from the coding sequence ATGACTAAAGAAGAAAAATCAGTAGTAATAGACGAATTAACTGCACAGTTAGCTGAAAATACAAATATTTACTTAACAGACATCTCTGGGTTAAATGCTGAAGCAACTTCAGATTTAAGAAGAGCATGTTTTAAAGGAAATATCAAACTTGCAGTAATCAAGAACACATTGCTTGCAAAAGCAATGGAAGCTTCTGAAAAAGATTTCGGAGAACTTCCTGAAGTATTAAAAGGAAACACTTCGTTAATGTTGTCAGAAACTGGAAACGCTCCTGCGAAATTAATCAAAGAATTCAGAAAGAAAAAGAAAGCTGAAAAGCCACTTTTAAAAGGTGCTTTCATTGAATCTGCGGTGTACGTTGGAGACGATCAATTAGATGTCTTAGTTGATATCAAATCTAGAGAAGAGCTTATTGGAGAAATTGTTGGATTATTACAATCTCCTGCTAAGAACGTTGTTTCTGCTCTTCAATCTGGAGGAGGAAAATTAGCTGGTATCTTAAAAACATTATCTGAAAGATAA
- the rplL gene encoding 50S ribosomal protein L7/L12 — translation MADLKEFAEQLVNLTVKEVNELADILKDEYGIEPAAAAVAVAAGPGAGAEEAEEQTEFDVILKAAGGSKLAVVKLVKELTGLGLKDAKGVVDSAPAPIKEGVTKDEAEGLKAALEEAGAEVELK, via the coding sequence ATGGCAGATTTAAAAGAATTCGCAGAACAGTTAGTTAACTTAACAGTAAAAGAAGTTAATGAATTAGCTGATATATTAAAAGATGAGTATGGTATTGAGCCTGCTGCTGCAGCTGTAGCTGTTGCTGCTGGTCCTGGTGCCGGAGCTGAAGAAGCTGAAGAGCAAACTGAGTTTGACGTAATCTTAAAAGCGGCAGGTGGATCTAAATTAGCAGTAGTTAAATTAGTAAAAGAATTAACAGGTTTAGGTCTTAAAGACGCTAAAGGTGTTGTTGATTCTGCACCAGCTCCAATCAAAGAAGGAGTAACTAAAGATGAGGCTGAAGGTCTTAAAGCAGCTTTAGAAGAAGCAGGAGCAGAGGTTGAGCTTAAGTAA